CGTAGATAAATTAGTCGCCCTTGATCAGGCGGCGTTACAACAATGTATTGCTCGTTGTTGCCAAATTAAAGCAGACGTTGTTGCGCGCGATGAAACGGAAAAAGGCGATCGTGCCTTGTTAAATTTGGGACATACTTTTGGCCACGCCATTGAAACCCATTTAGGTTATGGCAATTGGTTACATGGAGAAGCTGTGGCAGCCGGCATGATGATGGCAGCCGCACTATCCGAACAATTAGGCGATATTTCGCTTGCAGATGTTGCTCGTTTGGAAAAATTATTGGCGCGAGCCAATTTACCAACGGTCTCGCCAGATGGAATGCAACCGGAAGATTACCTACCACATATGATGCGCGACAAAAAAGTCTTAGCCGGCAAATTGCGTTTGGTCTTGTTAAAATCCCTAGGTCAAGCGTACGTTGCCACTGATACTGACAAGGATCTCGTGCTGAAAGCGATTAAACGCTGTACGCAAACCGACTAAAATGCAACCGCATGCTTCTGCAAAAAAAACCGTAAAACACCGCCCGTTTCTAAAATGGGCGGGTGGTAAATTTCGCCTTGTCGAAGAGATCAACAAACAATTCCCAAAGAAAAAACAATGCCTGATTGAGCCTTTTGTAGGTGCTGGGTCGATTTTTTTAAACAGCTATTTTGAGCGCTATATTTTGCTGGATATTAATCCGGATTTAATTAATTTATTTAATATCGTCAAGCAAGATGTGGAACATTATATTGAGGCGTGCAAAACCGTTTTTTTTCATCCCTCCGCCAATACCGCCGATTATTATTACGCCCAACGCAGCCAATTTAACCAATCACAAAATGTGTTTGAACGTTCAGTATTATTTTTGTATTTAAATCGTTTTGGTTTTAACGGGTTATGTCGCTATAACTCAAAAAATGAATTTAACGTGCCTTTCGGCGCCTACAAAACCCATTATTTTCCAGAAAAAGAATTACGTCATTTTGCACAAAAAGCACAAAGTGCGGTCTTTATTTGCGCCGATTTTAAGCAAGCCTTTGAATTAGCAGACGAAAACTCGGTAATTTATTGCGATCCGCCTTATGCACCGCTGGTACAAGAAAGCAATTTCACCCATTACGCCGGCAATGATTTTAATCACATTCATCAGCGTGAATTAGCTGAATTGGCAAAACAAGCCGCCTTTGAGCGTGCGATTCCTGTCATTATTTCTAATCATGACACAAAATTTACCCGCGAAATTTATCAAGGTGCTAAATTTAAACGGATTAAGGTACAGCGCTCTATCAGCCAGTCCGCAGAAAAACGCATCAAGGTCAACGAATTGCTGGCAAGTTTTAAAATTCGTCAACCTTAAACCAAATTACAACACGATCATATCGTCACGATGAATAGCAACTGAGCCATATTCATAGCCCAAGATTTGCTCAATTTCTTGTGATTTTTTCCCTTTGATCAACAGCAACGCATCACTGTTATAACGCGGTACCCCCAAGGCAATATCTTTGCCGCTGCGAGTACGGATTTTTACCATTTCACCACGCGAAAAACGCCCTTCCACCGCGACAATGCCCGCAGGAAGTAGTGATTTATGCTGAATTAACACCGCACTTTCCGCCCCGTCGTCAATCACAAGGCTACCAGCAGATGGCGCAGCAAACAGCCATTGTTTACGCCCTTCCAAACGATCGGTTTGTACGCAAAATTTGGTACCAATAGATTTTCCATATGCCAAATCCACAATCACATTAGCGCGATTGCCCGGCGCGATAATGGTTTCAATACCAGAACGAGTGGCAACATCAGCGGCAGTAATTTTAGTGGACATTCCACCTGTTCCTAAATTGGTACCACTGCCACCGGCGATAGAACGAATATGATCCGTAATTTTATCCACCACCGAGATCAATTTAGCATCCGGATTTTTGCGCGGATCGCTGTCAAACAAGCCTTGTTGATCGGTAAGCAAATAAAGCTGCTCTGCTTGTGCCAAAATGGCAACCAAAGCGGATAAATTGTCATTATCGCCCACTTTAATTTCCGAAGTTGCCACCGCATCATTTTCATTAATCACCGGAATAATGCGATTATCCAACAACGCTTGCAACGTGTCTCTAGCGTTAAGAAAACGCTCGCGATCCTCAATATCAGCACGGGTAAGTAAAATTTGCCCAATATGAATATCATAAATAGCAAATAATTGCTCCCAAGTTTGAATTAATTGGCTCTGCCCGACCGCCGCAAGCAATTGCTTAGAAGCGATAGTTGGTGGTAATGCCGGATGGTTTAAATAATGCCGCCCCGCTGCCATCGCGCCGGAGGTAACGATAATGATACGAAACCCGGCTTGGTGTAAGTGCGTGATTTGGCGAACGATTTCCATCATATGTGGGCGATTAAGTTTTGGCGAACCTTGCGTAAGGGTGCTGGTACCAAATTTAACCACAATTGTTTTTTCAAGTTTTGACGTTTCCATATTCCGATATCTTGTACAATAAATTGGCATAAAGTAGCATTAAATCCGTAAAAAATCATCCAATTTTCACCGCACTTTTTATGATTTGGATTAAATATTTTGCGCAAAGCTGGCATATAATAAGCATAGTTTATTTTTATGGGTAATAGTATGACAACACAGCAAATATCAACCTTAGACAACCAACGGGAAGTCACACGACTTTGTATCCAAGTTGCCTTGTTATTATTGCAACATGGTGCTGAAAGTACGATTGTGGCGCAAATGGCAAGTCGGCTAGGTACCGCCTTAGGCATGGACAGCGTAGAATGCGCTTTGACCCCAAATGCGGTGATTTTAAGTACGATCAAAAACGATCACTGCATCACCACCACGCGCAAAAACCAAGATAAAGGGATTAATATGCAGGTGGTGACCGAAGTGCAACGTTTGGTTATCACTGCCGAACATAAAATTTATGACTTGCGACAAGTTAAAGATAAGTTAAATAAAATCAAGCCATTACGCTATAACCGTTATGTTGTAGTATTGATGATCGGCTTATCTTGCGCCAGTTTCGCACATTTATCCGGTGGCGATTTGGTCACTTCGATCATCACCTTTTTTGCCGCGGCTATCGCGATGTTCGTGCGCCAATCGCTGGCGCATCGACACTATAATCCGCTCATTGTTTTTTCCGTGACAGCCTTCGTTGCCACTTTAATCGCTGGAATGGCGTGGAAATATCGGCTGGGCAACGATCCACAAATTGCGCTGGCATCCAGCGTCTTATTATTGGTTCCCGGATTTCCGTTGATCAATTCCTTAGCGGATATTTTAAAAGGACACATCAATATGGGGTTAAGTCGCTGGACAATTGCAACGGTACTGACCTTTGGCGCCTGTTTGGGCATTGTCTTAGCACTCAGTTTGCTAAATATTACCGGCTGGGGGAATTAAATGTTAGCGTTATTCGTGTCATTAATCGATGATATGTTTTTTGCCGCTATTCCAGCGGTAGGTTTTGCTTTGGTGTTTAATGTTCCGCCTAAGGCATTGAAATATTGCGCATTTTTAGGTGCATTAGGACATGGTTTACGTACATTTTTGGTGCATTTTGATGTACCACTGATTTTCGCCACCTTCATCGCCGCCAGTGTAGTGGGATTCATTGGCGTTCGTTTGTCACAACGTTATTTGGCGCATCCTAAAGTGTTTACCGTCGCGGCAATTATTCCCATGATCCCTGGCGTGTATGCCTATAAGGCGATGATCGCAGTGGTGCAAATTCAGCATCTCGGTTTTTCCGAAGCGCGTTATGCCCAAATGATTGAACAATTTCTCAACGCAGGGTTTATTTTGGGCGCGCTGGCGTTCGGTTTATCATTACCCGGGCTACTATTCTATCGCCAACGTCCTGTGGTATAGTGAGGCGTGTAACAGAGGATGAAAAAATGAATTTGAGTTTAATTGTGGCAATCACACAAAATCACGTGATCGGCAAAGATAACCAAATGCCTTGGCATTTACCGGCGGATCTGGCGTGGTTTCGTAAAAATACGCTGGGAAAACCTGTAATTATGGGGCGTAAAACCTTTGAAAGTATCGGTCGCGCATTGCCAAAACGTATCAATATCGTGCTTTCACGTCATCCCTATGAAAAAGAAGGAATCATTTGGAAAGATAGTCTTGAAAGTGCGGTGGATTTTTTAAAAGATCAAACAGAAATCATGCTTATTGGCGGCGGGGAATTATTTAAACAATATTTGCCACAGGCGGATCGTTTATATCTAACGGAAATTCAAACACAACTTAAGGGTGACACCTTTTTCCCATCCATTGATTGGCAAGAATGGGACATTGAATTTGAAGAATATCGCCCCGCGGATACAGATAATCCTTATGCCTGTCGCTTTTTTATTTTAGTACGAAAAACCAAATAAAAAAACCAAGTGTCATCCTGACACTTGGCTTGGTTAGTAATGATAGGAATATTAAGCATGTTGCTCTATCTTCAGGAACTCTCTTTGAAAACTGAAGATGTCATTCATTATATTCGTCAACACTGAAATAACAATAGGCGAAAAGGTAAATGCAGTTTTAACAATTTGTTAACAATTGCTATTTGTAAATCAGGTGATGTTTACGGATCCCCAATAACAATAACGCCCCAACATAAACCATGGCGGCAAGCCCAATCAGCCAACCTAACCAATGCGCACGAGTCAAAAAGCTCATGTGCTGCCAATTTTCAATTGCCGGCGTATAGTGCCAAACTGCCGCTCCCATAACCAAGGCAGCACACAAAACCTTCAGAAAAAAGACCGCACTTTGTTTGCTGAAATGATAAACATCAGCTTTCGCTAAACCGCGATACAGCAAATAGGCATTGAGTGTAGCAGACATGGCAGAGGCAATAGCAAGACCAACATAACTAAACGGAATCGCTAAAACATTAAATCCCATATTGCTGATCATGGCGATAATTCCAATTTTTACTGGCGTTTTGGTATCTTGTCGCGCGTAATAACCATTGGCTAAAATTTTAATCAGCATAAAACTTAATAGACCGCAGTTAAATGCCCACAACGAATAAGATGCTGCTTGTACGTCGGAAAATAAAAATTCGCCGCGCATAAAAAGTACGAGTAGCATCGGTTGTGCCAAAATAGCAATGCCTATCATCGCCGGTACGCCAAGCAATAAAATCATACGCACCCCCCAATCCATTGTATTGCGAAAATCTACCGCACTTTGCGTTTCATTATCGCTACGATTGACATGATGTCGGGCGAGTGTCGGTAAAATTACGGTGGAAATCGCGATCCCAAATAACCCAAGCGGAAATTCCAACAAGCGGTCGGAATAATACAGCCAACTGATGGAACCGGTCATCAAAAAGCTAGCAATAAAAGTATCTAGCAACAAATTAATTTGGCTAACGGATACGCCGAATAAAGCGGGAATCATGAGGGTGCGAATTTTTTTCACGCCCGCATCATTCCATGCCCACTTGGGTTTGACCAATAATCCGGCTTGTTTTAAAAACGGAATTTGAAACAAAAATTGCAACAATCCGCCGAGAAAAATCCCGATTGCCAAGGCTAAATCTGGACTGCTGACGTGTGGTGCGAGAAAAAGTGCGGTAGCAATCATCGCAATATTGAGTAACACGGGCGAAAATGACATCACGCCAAATTTTCCCAGTGTATTTAAAATTGCACCGGATAATGCCACGAAAGTAATAAACCATAAATACGGAAAGGTAATTTTTAACAACAACGACGCTTGTTCAAATTTTACAGCATTCGGACCGTCGTTCAGCCAATCCATAAACCAGCCAGTACCAAAAATAGCGGCAACCACCGGCGAGAAAATCATGGCAAGCGCGGTAACAATGGTCACCAAACCACCCAAAGTACCGGATACTTTGCCGATAAAGGCTTGCGTTTTGCTTAAATCGCCGTTTTTTTGGTATTCCGCTAATACCGGCACAAAGGCTTGAGAAAAGGCACCTTCGGCAAATAGGCGACGTAAAAAATTCGGAATTCGGTTAGCAAAAAGAAAAACATCAGCTGCCACGCCGGCGCCGATCAATTGGGCGGTAATCACATCACGTACTAAACCTAAAATACGGGAAAGTAAGGTCATGGCGCTGACAACAATACCGGATCGTAATAATCTTGTACTCAAAATAATATTCTCATGCAGAAAAAATTGCTCTAATTGTATAGAAATTTTGTTTTTACGCTATATTCTAAGCGAAAAAACTGTTAAAATCTTGCCCACATCGTTCGGGTGGGCTAAAAGAAAGCGCATTTTTAAAACGATGCTGACTTTCGGTTGTGTCTCACCGAAATCCTCAAACTAATTTAGTTGCAATTATTGATTGACAATAGTATAGAAAAAAGGCATATTTTACGCCTTTAATTTTATTTAATAAACCAACAGAAATTTTTAGGAGTTTGACCTTGGCTAATATCAAGTCAGCTAAAAAACGTGCGATTCAATCTGAAAAACGCCGTCAGCACAACGCAAGTCAACGTTCTATGATGCGTACTTATATCAAAAAAGTATATGCAGCAGTGAGCGCTGGAGATAAATCTGTAGCAGAAAGCGCATTTGTAGAAATGCAAAAAGTTGTGGATCGTATGGCATCTAAAGGCCTAATCCACGCGAATAAAGCCGCTAACCACAAATCTAAATTATCTGCTCAAATCAAAAAATTAGCTTAATTTTTTGAAAACTTAGCAAAATTAAACCGCACTTTAGTGCGGTTTTTTTGTATCTTTTGGCAAATCTCGTGATTCAATAAAAGGCAGTTAAACAAAAACTGCATCCTGGATGAGATGCAGTTGAATTTTTCATATAAAAACGTTAAATTATTCTTGGAAAGAGTCTTTTAAACGTTCGTCAGCGCGACGAGATTCTCCTTTGTGTTGTAATTTATTTAATTGTTTTTCCAATTTTTCTTCTACTTCATTAATGGCTTTATACATATCTTCAGACTCGCTGCTAGCAAATAAATCGCCAACTGGAGTACCAATAGACGCTTCAACGGAAAATCCTTTTGGAATTTTATTTAAAATGAAGTGCGGATTAATCAGCTGAGTTTGCCATTTACCTAATTTAGCAAGTCTTTCTTCAATATGAGCGCGGATTGCAGGGGTGATTTCCATTTGTTTACTTGTAATGTTTAGAGTCATAGCATTTACCTCTTTGTTTATGATGAGTATTTCTACTCTAGTGAAAATCCTTAATTACAAGATAGACTCCTTGAATGAAGTTTTCAAGAGGAGATTGGGGAAATTAACAAGAAATGTTTGAAAATATGATCAAAGTAGTAAATTTGGAAAAAGTTGCTTTTCTTTTATGGTGAAATTGATATGATAGGGAAGTTTTAGAGAGCTTATTTTGCTGATTTCTTCCACTTCCCATCATAATTAAACCTGAATTTTTCGTGCTAGCCGCCGATCACTGCATAACTAATTTGCTCAATCAAGCGTTTATAAGTATTACTTCCATCACTGTTATTGACTTTAATTTCAATAATGGTTGCTTCTTTACGTAATAAGGCTTGTTTAAACACCGAACTCAAATCTGCCCATGTATAAGGACGCGCATATTTGAGATCAAACATGGAAGCAACGTGCGAAAATTCCGTATTGTGCGGCATACGGTAGAATTTCTCTTTTACTTCGCTATCCACCGGTAAAATATCGAAAATTGCACCACCGTTATTATTAATAACAAACAGGATCATCGGCTGGCTGACTTTTTTCAATAATGCCAAGGAATTCAAATCATACAGTGCGGAAGTATCGCCAATCATTGCAATTAAGGGTTGAGTCGAGCCAACGCTGATTCCAGCAGCCGTTGCTAATAATCCATCAATTCCGCTGGCACCGCGATTAGTATAAACTTGCGTGCCTTCTGGCAATTTAGTCAAGGCATCCACTAAGCGCACAAATAAACTATTACCTAAAAATAAATTGCCGCCATGTTGCATTAAGCGCCCCACTTGATGTGCCAATGACGCTTCGTTTAAATTTGATCCCACTTGATCTTCGATAAATGTAGCGCAAAAACCGGATAAGGCTAAAGGCTCTAGTAACCAAGGTTTTTGACGAAGTGGTGGATGGGCGCGTAGCCAATGATGCACTTTCGCGTTAAACCGCGTGTGTGAATGATGATACGGATCCACTGCATTTTGGCTTTCTTCCACAATCCAATATTCATTTTTAAACTCGCTTAAGAATTGGTTAATGCGTTTACTGATAAACCGCGATCCCAATTGAATAACAATATCCGCCTGTAACAATTTTTGTTTTACGGTTTGATTTGCCAACCAAATATCCGCATAAGGCAAAATCGGATCAACCATGGATTGAATATCGGTAATCAAAATCCAGCCCATTGTTTCTGCCCACGCATGAATACCCATAGCTTGTTCCAGTGGCAATTTACCAACGACCACCACGCCTTTTTTGGTACGCCAGTGATCCCAATTTTCATGCATTAACACTTCGCGCTGCAATAATTGATGATCTACCCAGGTTTTATGTTGCGTAAACCAACGCTGAATATTGGCAAGCCAAGGATGTAAATCAATTTCCTCCGCTTTGGCTTCATACAGTGGTTCAGCAAAAGGCACGTTAATATGTACCACACCCGCGTGGCATTGTTGCTGATAACAGGCTTGATCTAACACAGAAATCAACCAGTTAGTGGAAAAATCTACACTTGGACGAGGTAAGTTGACGTTCGCAATCGGATAATCAGCAAACATATTTTGCTGCAAAATCGCTTGATTGGCACCGCACTCCCATAATTCAGGTGGGCGATCGGCGGTTAAAATGACTAAATTAACGCCCGTTTGTCGAGCTTCAATCACCGCCGGATATAAATTGGCGGCGGCAGTACCAGAGGTGACAATCACTGCCACCGTGGTTCGCGTTGATTTTGCCAATCCGAGGGCAAAAAAGCCAAGACCACGTTCGTCAAAATGGGTATGACAAACCACTCGTCCCGCCTCTTGCAAGCGTCCGGCCTCAAGGGTCAACGGAGTCGAGCGCGATCCTGGAGCAATACAAAAGTGGCGAACCCCTCGATGAACTAGGGTTTCTAAAATCACTTTTGACCAACAACGATTAAATACGCTAACTGACATACTATTCTCCGTTTATTCTTGTAATAATGATATTAATCCTAAGGCTTTACGTTCAATTTCCTGCCATTCTAACAAGGGAATTGAACCCTCAACAATACCTGCGCCGGCAAAAACTCGAATTTTATTTTGCTCAATAAAAGCAGAACGGATTGTCACACAAAATTCAGCTTGCTGTTGGCGCATAAATCCTAAAGTTCCAGCATACCAACTGCGTTGAAAGGTTTCTGTTTGCTGTAAAAATTGTTTCGCCGCTTGGCGCGGTAATCCTGCGACCGCAGCAGTCGGATGTATAGCTTGCAAACAAACACTATCGCCACAATTTTCCGCCAATTTAGCCGAAATTTGTCGTCTTAAATGTTGTACTTGGCGTAACTGTTTGATGCCTAATTCCGAGACCTCAATTTGGGTGCTAAACGGACGTAAATTTTGTTGAATATCTTCTACTACGAGGCTATTTTCATAAATATTTTTAGGATCATGCAACAACCAAGTCGCTTGCTGGCGGTTTAATTGTTCATCTTCGCTCATAAACGCGGTTCCCGCCAAGGCCTCCGTTTGCAATTGATCGCCATCGCGCTGATACAAACGCTCCGGCGTTGAGCCAATAAAGCTACATTCCGCATCGCGTGCCAGTAAAAAATGA
This portion of the [Pasteurella] aerogenes genome encodes:
- the dam gene encoding DNA adenine methylase; amino-acid sequence: MQPHASAKKTVKHRPFLKWAGGKFRLVEEINKQFPKKKQCLIEPFVGAGSIFLNSYFERYILLDINPDLINLFNIVKQDVEHYIEACKTVFFHPSANTADYYYAQRSQFNQSQNVFERSVLFLYLNRFGFNGLCRYNSKNEFNVPFGAYKTHYFPEKELRHFAQKAQSAVFICADFKQAFELADENSVIYCDPPYAPLVQESNFTHYAGNDFNHIHQRELAELAKQAAFERAIPVIISNHDTKFTREIYQGAKFKRIKVQRSISQSAEKRIKVNELLASFKIRQP
- the proB gene encoding glutamate 5-kinase, giving the protein METSKLEKTIVVKFGTSTLTQGSPKLNRPHMMEIVRQITHLHQAGFRIIIVTSGAMAAGRHYLNHPALPPTIASKQLLAAVGQSQLIQTWEQLFAIYDIHIGQILLTRADIEDRERFLNARDTLQALLDNRIIPVINENDAVATSEIKVGDNDNLSALVAILAQAEQLYLLTDQQGLFDSDPRKNPDAKLISVVDKITDHIRSIAGGSGTNLGTGGMSTKITAADVATRSGIETIIAPGNRANVIVDLAYGKSIGTKFCVQTDRLEGRKQWLFAAPSAGSLVIDDGAESAVLIQHKSLLPAGIVAVEGRFSRGEMVKIRTRSGKDIALGVPRYNSDALLLIKGKKSQEIEQILGYEYGSVAIHRDDMIVL
- the yjjP gene encoding inner membrane protein YjjP, encoding MGNSMTTQQISTLDNQREVTRLCIQVALLLLQHGAESTIVAQMASRLGTALGMDSVECALTPNAVILSTIKNDHCITTTRKNQDKGINMQVVTEVQRLVITAEHKIYDLRQVKDKLNKIKPLRYNRYVVVLMIGLSCASFAHLSGGDLVTSIITFFAAAIAMFVRQSLAHRHYNPLIVFSVTAFVATLIAGMAWKYRLGNDPQIALASSVLLLVPGFPLINSLADILKGHINMGLSRWTIATVLTFGACLGIVLALSLLNITGWGN
- the yjjB gene encoding putative transmembrane protein, coding for MLALFVSLIDDMFFAAIPAVGFALVFNVPPKALKYCAFLGALGHGLRTFLVHFDVPLIFATFIAASVVGFIGVRLSQRYLAHPKVFTVAAIIPMIPGVYAYKAMIAVVQIQHLGFSEARYAQMIEQFLNAGFILGALAFGLSLPGLLFYRQRPVV
- the folA gene encoding dihydrofolate reductase; its protein translation is MNLSLIVAITQNHVIGKDNQMPWHLPADLAWFRKNTLGKPVIMGRKTFESIGRALPKRINIVLSRHPYEKEGIIWKDSLESAVDFLKDQTEIMLIGGGELFKQYLPQADRLYLTEIQTQLKGDTFFPSIDWQEWDIEFEEYRPADTDNPYACRFFILVRKTK
- the mviN gene encoding integral membrane protein; the protein is MSTRLLRSGIVVSAMTLLSRILGLVRDVITAQLIGAGVAADVFLFANRIPNFLRRLFAEGAFSQAFVPVLAEYQKNGDLSKTQAFIGKVSGTLGGLVTIVTALAMIFSPVVAAIFGTGWFMDWLNDGPNAVKFEQASLLLKITFPYLWFITFVALSGAILNTLGKFGVMSFSPVLLNIAMIATALFLAPHVSSPDLALAIGIFLGGLLQFLFQIPFLKQAGLLVKPKWAWNDAGVKKIRTLMIPALFGVSVSQINLLLDTFIASFLMTGSISWLYYSDRLLEFPLGLFGIAISTVILPTLARHHVNRSDNETQSAVDFRNTMDWGVRMILLLGVPAMIGIAILAQPMLLVLFMRGEFLFSDVQAASYSLWAFNCGLLSFMLIKILANGYYARQDTKTPVKIGIIAMISNMGFNVLAIPFSYVGLAIASAMSATLNAYLLYRGLAKADVYHFSKQSAVFFLKVLCAALVMGAAVWHYTPAIENWQHMSFLTRAHWLGWLIGLAAMVYVGALLLLGIRKHHLIYK
- the rpsT gene encoding 30S ribosomal protein S20; this translates as MANIKSAKKRAIQSEKRRQHNASQRSMMRTYIKKVYAAVSAGDKSVAESAFVEMQKVVDRMASKGLIHANKAANHKSKLSAQIKKLA
- the raiA gene encoding ribosome-associated inhibitor A — encoded protein: MTLNITSKQMEITPAIRAHIEERLAKLGKWQTQLINPHFILNKIPKGFSVEASIGTPVGDLFASSESEDMYKAINEVEEKLEKQLNKLQHKGESRRADERLKDSFQE
- the menD gene encoding 2-succinyl-6-hydroxy-2, 4-cyclohexadiene-1-carboxylate synthase, whose translation is MSVSVFNRCWSKVILETLVHRGVRHFCIAPGSRSTPLTLEAGRLQEAGRVVCHTHFDERGLGFFALGLAKSTRTTVAVIVTSGTAAANLYPAVIEARQTGVNLVILTADRPPELWECGANQAILQQNMFADYPIANVNLPRPSVDFSTNWLISVLDQACYQQQCHAGVVHINVPFAEPLYEAKAEEIDLHPWLANIQRWFTQHKTWVDHQLLQREVLMHENWDHWRTKKGVVVVGKLPLEQAMGIHAWAETMGWILITDIQSMVDPILPYADIWLANQTVKQKLLQADIVIQLGSRFISKRINQFLSEFKNEYWIVEESQNAVDPYHHSHTRFNAKVHHWLRAHPPLRQKPWLLEPLALSGFCATFIEDQVGSNLNEASLAHQVGRLMQHGGNLFLGNSLFVRLVDALTKLPEGTQVYTNRGASGIDGLLATAAGISVGSTQPLIAMIGDTSALYDLNSLALLKKVSQPMILFVINNNGGAIFDILPVDSEVKEKFYRMPHNTEFSHVASMFDLKYARPYTWADLSSVFKQALLRKEATIIEIKVNNSDGSNTYKRLIEQISYAVIGG